A window from Rana temporaria chromosome 8, aRanTem1.1, whole genome shotgun sequence encodes these proteins:
- the LOC120909905 gene encoding zinc finger and SCAN domain-containing protein 2-like, with protein MMEKRPPLTSPDGSSNGNPPERGPRPLYSRDSTQEHQEIPEEDQSKHLIAIKVEVKEEAEDQSVMSDVSWKKEEITPNISTDPGDTRDPQRDVKVKEEKEERPVKVKEQDISIEIGTDGRYRRCDAEEPPAVLSGVEKGDDTTSDSSEDDDVTSDSSEDDDVTSDSSEDDDVTSDSSGEKHIPQKFHSAPHSADIRSGPSKHGRSVADHSACGTHDGPKQEKPYPCSKCGKSYSSKQGLLIHQKTHTGEKPYSCSECGRRFAERSNLARHRSTHVGEKPYSCSECGKRFYHKSSLITHEKIHTGEKPYSCSECGETFSSQHSRLTHQRTHTGEKPYSCSECAKSFTTKSSLARHHTAHTGDKPYACSECGKCFADRTHFYCHQKSHTGEKPFSCPECGKSFAFKASLVKHQRNRTCVVQFSCSECGRDFRRKSSLVVHKEMHKRLHLMFQQIYKEEKPELKADISHLP; from the exons atgatggagaagcggccgcccctcacatctccgg atggatccagtaatgggaacccaccagagagaggtccccgtcctctgtattcccgggactccaCACAGGAACATCAGGAGATTCCTGAGGAGGATCAG AGTAAACATTTGATTGCTATTAAAGTTGAAGTGAAGGAGGaagcagaagatcaatctgtgatGAGTGATGTGTCATGGAAGAAAGAGGAAATAACTCCAAACATCAGCACAG ACCCCGGAGACACCAGAGACCCTCAGAGAGATGTCAAAGTTaaagaggagaaagaagaaagacCTGTGAAGGTTAAAGAGCAGGACATTTCTATAGAGATTGGCACCG ATGGACGATATAGAAGGTGTGATGCAGAAGAACCTCCTGCTGTCCTTTCAGGTGTTGAAAAAGGAGATGATACCACATCAGATTCCTCAGAAGACGATGATGTCACATCAGATTCCTCAGAAGACGATGATGTCACATCAGATTCCTCAGAAGACGATGATGTCACATCGGATTCTTCAGGGGAAAAACATATTCCCCAAAAATTCCATTCAGCACCTCACAGTGCAGATATCCGATCTGGTCCCTCAAAACATGGAAGGAGTGTTGCTGATCATTCCGCTTGTGGCACTCATGATGGTCCCAAACAGGAGAAGCCATACCCATGCTCTAAATGTGGGAAGAGTTACAGTTCCAAGCAAGGTCTTTTGATACATCAGAAAacgcacacgggagagaagccctattcatgttcagaatGCGGTAGACGTTTCGCGGAAAGGTCGAATCTTGCTAGACATCGAAGCACTCACGTTGGGGAGAAGCCATACTCCTGTTCGGAATGCGGTAAACGTTTTTACCATAAATCGTCTCTTATCACGCATGAAAAAAttcacaccggggagaagccCTATTCGTGTTCGGAATGCGGGGAAACTTTTTCTTCTCAACACTCTAGACTTACTcaccagagaactcacacgggTGAAAAGCCATACTCCTGTTCCGAATGTGCGAAAAGTTTTACTACAAAATCGAGTCTTGCCAGGCACCACACAGCTCACACGGGGGACAAGCCTTACGCGTGTTCCGAATGCGGTAAATGTTTTGCCGACAGAACCCACTTTTATTGCCACCAGAAATCTCATACGGGGGAAAAGCCATTTTCCTGCCCCGAATGTGGCAAAAGCTTCGCCTTCAAAGCCAGTCTGGTTAAACATCAAAGAAATCGCACGTGTGTTGTCCAGTTTTCCTGTTCAGAGTGTGGCAGAGATTTTAGGAGGAAGTCAAGTCTGGTTGTACATAAGGAAATGCACAAGAGACTCCATCTCATGTTTCAACAGATTTACAAAGAGGAGAAACCTGAACTCAAGGCAGATATTAGCCACCTTCCCTGA